Part of the Paludisphaera borealis genome, CGGACCTTTTTTTTTGTTCTTGGCTGAGCAGAGAAGAGGGGACGGGCCGACCTTCGGTCCGCTTGCATTCCCCGACATGAGCTTGGGTTCCGTTGATCCGGACGGTCGTCAGCACGTTGAATCAATCGAGAGCGACCGCCGCTTTCACCCACCAACCACCCCGCTTCAGACTACCCTGAGCCTGCGGAGGAGAGTGTCTCGTGAGCATGGGCGAAAGTGCCTACGATCGTATTAACGACTATGGGGCCGTCAAGATTGGATTGGCGAGCCCTTACGACATCCGGAGCTGGTCGTTCGGCGAGGTCAAGAAGCCGGAAACGATCAACTACCGGACGTACCGTCCCGAGAAGGACGGGCTCTTCTGCGAGCGGATCTTCGGTCCCGAGAAGGACTGGGAGTGCGCTTGCGGCAAGTATCGGGGCATGAAGTACAAGGGGATGATCTGCGACCGCTGTGGCGTCAAGGTGACGCACTCGCGGGTCCGCCGCAAGCGGATGGGCCACATCGAGCTGGCCGCGCCGGTCGTCCACATCTGGTTTTTCAAGGCGATGCCCAGCCGCCTGGGCACGCTCCTGGACATGAAGACCAGCAGCCTGGAGCGGATCATCTACTTCCAGGACTACGTGGTCGTCGACGCCGGCGACACCCCGTTGAAGGAGCGCCAGCTCCTGACCGAGGACGAGTTCCGCAAGTCGCGCGAGCTGTACGGCGACACGTTTCAAGCCGACATGGGGGCTGAGGCCGTCCGCAAGATGCTGATGCGGCTCGACCTGGTGACGCTCTCCAAGAAGCTCCGCCAGGACCTGGTCGAGACGACGAGCAAGCAGAAGATCAAGGACCTGACCAAGCGGCTCAAGGTCGTCGAGGCCCTGCGCGACAGCGACAACCGCCCCGAGTGGATGGTGCTCGAGTGCATCCCGGTCATCCCGCCGGACCTCCGTCCGCTGGTGCTCCTGGATTCGGGCAACTTCGCCACCAGCGACTTGAACGACCTCTACCGGCGGATCATCAACCGCAACAACCGGCTGAAGAAGCTGGTCGACCTGAACGCGCCGGAGGTCATCATCCGCAACGAGAAGCGGATGCTCCAGCAGGCCGTCGACGCCCTCTTCGACAACAACCGTTGTAAGCGGCCGGTGCTGGGCAGCTCGAACCGCCCGCTCAAGTCGCTCACCGACATGATCAAGGGCAAGCAGGGCCGGTTCCGCGAAAACTTGCTGGGCAAGCGCGTCGACTACTCGGCCCGGTCGGTCATCGTCGTCGGCCCCGACCTCAAGCTCCACCAGTGCGGACTTCCCAAGAAGATCGCGCTGGAGCTGTTCCAGCCGTTCATCATCCGCCGTCTCAAGGAGCTCGGCCACGCCGATACGATCAAGTCGGCCAAGAAGATGCTCGAGCGCCGCACCGACGAGGTGTGGGACATCCTTGAGGAAGTCATCCGCAACCATCCGGTGATGCTCAACCGGGCGCCGACCTTGCACCGAATGGGCATTCAGGCGTTCGAGCCGGTGCTGGTGGAAGGCAATGCGATCCGGATCCACCCGCTGGTCTGCAAGGGGTTCAACGCCGACTTCGACGGCGACCAGATGGCCGTCCACCTGCCGCTGTCGATCGAGGCGCAGGTCGAGGCCATGACCCTGATGATGGCGACCAACAACATCTTCAGCCCGGCCAACGGCAACCCGATCATCAGCCCGACCCAGGACATCGTCATGGGTTCGTACTACCTGACGATCTCCCGCGCCGGCGAGGTCGGCGACGGCATGATCTTCTCGGCGCCCAACGAGGTCTTCCTGGCTCACAGTCAGGGCAAGGTCGCCGTCCACTCGGTGATCAAGTTGCGGCTGCCGGCCCACAAGAAGCTCCGCGGCGACAGCGAGAAAGAGTTCTCGCCGGGCATGATCGTGCAGACCACGGTCGGGCGGGTGGTGTTCAACGACATCCTCCACGCGAAGATGCCGTACTACAACCTGACGCTGGGGCAGAAGCAGCTCCAGAGCATCATCGCCGACTGCTACCAGATCCTCGGCCGTCGCGAAACGATCGGTCTCCTCGACCGCATGAAGGACCTGGGCTTCCGCGAGTCGACCCGGTCGGGCCTGTCGTTCGCCACCGACGACCTCAAGACGCCGCTGACGAAAGACGCGATCATCGCCGAGGCCGAGAAGGAAGTTCTTCGCAACAACAAGCTGTACCACCGCGGGATCATCACCGACCAGGAGCGGTACAACAAGGTCCTCGACGCCTGGACCCACGCCCGTGAACGGATCACGGCCGAGATGATGGAAGCCCTGCGGACCGACACCCGCGAGAACGAGGGCTACCACAACCCGATCTTCCTGATGGCCGAGTCCGGCGCCCGCGGCGGCGTCGAGCAGATCCGCCAGCTCGCCGGCATGCGAGGCCTCATGGCCAAGCCGTCGGGCAAGATCATCGAGACGCCGATCAAGGCCAACTTCCGCGAAGGCCTGTCGGTGCTCGAGTACTTCAGCTCGACCCACGGCGCCCGAAAGGGCCTGGCCGACACGGCTCTCAAGACGGCCGACTCGGGGTACCTGACCCGCAAACTGGCCGACGTCGCCCAGAACGTCGTCATCACGATCGAAGACTGCGGCACGTCGCAGGGCATCACCAAGGGCGTCATCTACAAGGGCGAGAAGGTCGAAGTCAGCCTGGCGCAGTCGATCCGAGGACGGGTCAGCCGGGTCAACATCCTCGATCCGATCAGCGACACCGTGGTCGTCCGTGAAAGCGAGATGATCACCCTGGCCGCGGCCCGGAAGCTCGAGGACATGCAGATCGAGAAGATCCAGGTCCGCAGCCCGATGACCTGCGAGGCGCCCCTGGGCGTCTGCCGCCGGTGCTACGGTATGGACCTGGCCACCGGCCAGCTCGTCGAGATCGGCATGGCGGTGGGCATCATCGCCGCCCAGTCGATCGGCGAACCCGGCACCCAGCTCACGATGCGAACGTTCCACATCGGCGGCGTGGCTACCCGCGCCGTGGAAGACAAGGACGTCAAGTCGAAGCGCGAGGGTAAGATCAAGTTCGTCGGTCTGAACATCGTCATCAACGACGAGGGCAAACAGATCGCCCTGTCGCGAAACGGCGAGATCCAGATCCTCGACCCCAAGGGCCGCGAACTCGAGAAGTACGACGTCCCCGACGGCGCCATGATGATCGTCGAGGACGGCCAGCAGATCAACCGCGGCCAGATGCTCTGCGAGTGGGATCCTCACAACATCCCGATCCTCGCCGAGGTCGGCGGCAAGATCCGCTTCGACGACATCGTCGAGGGCGAGACCATGAAGGCCGAGGCCGACCCCTCCGGCCACATCCGCCGCACCATCATCGAGCACAAGGGCGACCTGCACCCGCAGATCGTCATCGTCGACGCCGAAGGCAAGACGCTCGATTACAAGTACATCCCCGAGCGGGCCACGATCGAGGTCGACGACGGCCAGATGATCACGGCCGGCACGCTCGTGGCCAAGACCCCCCGCGAAGTGGGCGGTACCCAGGACATCACCGGCGGCTTGCCCCGCGTCACCGAGCTGTTTGAAGCCCGGCGGCCCAAGGAGCCGGCCGTCATCGCCGAGATCGACGGCCGCGTCGAACTCCTCGAAGAGAAGCGCCGAGGCAAGCGGACCATCATCGTCCGCAACGAGAGCGGCATCGAACGCGAGCACCTCGTGCCCCACGGCAAGTATCTCCGCGTCCACGGCTCCGACCGCGTCCGCGCCGGCGACCCGCTCGTCGAAGGCCCGCTGGTCCCGCACGACATCCTCCGGATCTCGGGCGAGGAGGTGGTTCAACGCTACCTGCTCCGCGAGATCCAGAACGTCTACCGGTCCCAGCGCGTCGAAATCGACGACAAGCACCTGGAGATCATCATCGCCCAGATGCTCCGCAAGGTCCGCGTCGACAGTCTCGGCGACACCGGCCTGCTGCCCGGCTCGGTCATCGACAAGTTCGAGTTCCGCCGCGTCAACAACGAGCTGACCGCCTGCGTCAAGATCAAGGACCCGGGCGACAGCGAGTACCGCGTCGGCGACATCGTCCCCCGCGACCACTTCGAGCAGGAAAACCTCCGCGTCGAAGCCGGCGGCGGCAAGAAGGCCGAATGGCTCCGGACCAAGCCCGCCGCGGCGAGCACCCAGCTTCTGGGGATCACCAAGGCGGCCGTCCAGTCCGAAAGCTTCATCTCGGCCGCGAGCTTCCAGGAGACCACCAAGGTCCTCACCGAAGCCGCCCTCGCCGGCAAGTCCGACTACCTGGTCGGACTCAAGGAAAACGTCATCCTCGGCCACCTCGTCCCGGCCGGAACCGGCTTCAAGGCTCACCTCGAAGCCGAAGTCCGCATCCACCCCGACGCGCTCGAGGCCCTCGCCGAGAAGGGTTCGCCCTACTCCCGATACCGCGACGAGGCCCCGGCGACCGCCGGCGCCGCCAAGGAGTAAGCCAAGCTCGCGACCCCTCGCGACGCCCCTGATCAACCTTCGCATCGGCCCGCGCTCTTCCAAGAGCCGCGGGCCGATCGCGTTTTCGAAGCCCGACGACCGTGATCCTCCGTGGACGGCCAGGGTAGAATGAACTGTCGCGATCTCACAGGTTTCCTGGAGGCTGAGAACGCCCATGGCTACCGCAGTCGCCGCCCGAATCGGACCAACCGACCACGGCCGCTCGATGACCCTCGACGAGTTCATGGAGAGTGAAACAGACGAGGGGTGTCGCTATGAGCTGGCGCGTGGAGTGCTCGAAGTGACCGAGGTTCCCAACGATCCCCACGGCCAGGTCGTGTCCAACCTCTACCGGGCGCTCGCGCGGTTCGCCGAACGTTGCCCCGGAGTCGTCCGTCGCTTCGGCGGCGGCTCGGAATTCCGAATCTGGCTTCCCGGCATGGCGACCGGCCGAAACCCCGACCTGGGGGTCGTCCTGCAAGGCGCTCCCAAGGATCAGAGAGGCCGACGCGTCCCCGCCCTTGTCGGCGAGGTCGTTTCTACCCAAAGCGCGGTCCGCGACTACGAGGCCAAGCCCCTGGAGTACCTCGCATTCGGCGTTCTCGAGTACTGGATCATCGACCCGTCGAAGCGCCAGGTCACGATCCTCTACCGCGACGGCGACGTCTGGCGCGAGCAGGTCTTTCGCGACGATCACGCCCTCGTCAGCCTCGTCCTGCCTGATTTCGCGACGACCCCGGCGGAACTGTGGATCGACGTCGAGGAAGACGACCTTGGAGAAGCGCCATGACGGCCGCGATCCATCCCTCCGCAACCCGAGCGATCCCCGAACTCGAAAACGGCGACCGACTGACCCGCGCCGAGTTCGAGCGCCGGTACGACGCCATGCCCGGCCTCAAACGCGCCGAGTTGATCGAAGGGACCGTTTACATGCCCTCGCCCGTCCGTCACTCGCGCCACAGTCGTCCCCACTCCTATCTCATGGCCTGGCTGACCTGCTATGAAACGGTGACGCCCGGCCTCGAGGTCGGCGACAACGGGACCGTCCGGCTCGACCAGGACAACGAGCCCCAGCCCGACGCCTACCTTATGATCCTCCCTCGATGCGGCGGCCAGGCGCGGCTTTCCGACGACGATTACGTCGAGGGCGCCCCGGAGCTGACGGCCGCGATCGCGTCCAGCAGCGTCAGCTACGACCTCGGCGCCAAGCTCCACGCCTACCGTCGCAACGGCGTCCGCGAATACGTCGTCTGGCGCGTACTCGATCAGCAGATCGACTGGCTGGTGCTCGTCGAGGGCCGCTACGAACCCCTCGCGCCCGACGCGGACGGCCTCCTCAAGAGCACCGGGTTCCCCGGCCTCTGGCTCGATCCGGCCGCCCTCCTGAACTACGACCTGACGCGCGTCCTCGCCGTCTTGCAGCAAGGGCTCGCAACCCCCGAACACGCCGCGTTCGTCGAGAAGCTGGCGCTGGCTGGTCGCCAAGCGCCATGACGAGACCTCGCCACCAGACCACCGACCGCGTCCGGAACGCCTTGATCGTGCTGAACCGCGACCTCCGCGACTGCCGCGCGTGCCACATGGCGGGGCTGCTCGACGAGGTCGAATCGGTGCCGATCGCCCTCGACCCGGAGCCCGACGCGGCTGCGCCGCGCATCCTGCTCGTGGGCCAGGCCCCCGGCCTCCGTGCGACGATCACCGACCGGCCGTTCGCCGGGGCCGCCGGAGAGAAGCTCCGCGCCTGGTTCGAACAAGGGGGGATTCCCCGCGACGACTTCTGGCGCGCGATCCACTTCGCCGCCGTCACCCGGTGCTACCCCGGACGGCTCCCCGGAGCCAAGGGGGACCGCGTCCCGTCCCCCCGCGAACAGGCTCTCTGCCGCCCCTGGCTCGACGAGCTATTCGAGATCGTCCGCCCCCGGGTCGTCCTGCTC contains:
- the rpoC gene encoding DNA-directed RNA polymerase subunit beta', translated to MSMGESAYDRINDYGAVKIGLASPYDIRSWSFGEVKKPETINYRTYRPEKDGLFCERIFGPEKDWECACGKYRGMKYKGMICDRCGVKVTHSRVRRKRMGHIELAAPVVHIWFFKAMPSRLGTLLDMKTSSLERIIYFQDYVVVDAGDTPLKERQLLTEDEFRKSRELYGDTFQADMGAEAVRKMLMRLDLVTLSKKLRQDLVETTSKQKIKDLTKRLKVVEALRDSDNRPEWMVLECIPVIPPDLRPLVLLDSGNFATSDLNDLYRRIINRNNRLKKLVDLNAPEVIIRNEKRMLQQAVDALFDNNRCKRPVLGSSNRPLKSLTDMIKGKQGRFRENLLGKRVDYSARSVIVVGPDLKLHQCGLPKKIALELFQPFIIRRLKELGHADTIKSAKKMLERRTDEVWDILEEVIRNHPVMLNRAPTLHRMGIQAFEPVLVEGNAIRIHPLVCKGFNADFDGDQMAVHLPLSIEAQVEAMTLMMATNNIFSPANGNPIISPTQDIVMGSYYLTISRAGEVGDGMIFSAPNEVFLAHSQGKVAVHSVIKLRLPAHKKLRGDSEKEFSPGMIVQTTVGRVVFNDILHAKMPYYNLTLGQKQLQSIIADCYQILGRRETIGLLDRMKDLGFRESTRSGLSFATDDLKTPLTKDAIIAEAEKEVLRNNKLYHRGIITDQERYNKVLDAWTHARERITAEMMEALRTDTRENEGYHNPIFLMAESGARGGVEQIRQLAGMRGLMAKPSGKIIETPIKANFREGLSVLEYFSSTHGARKGLADTALKTADSGYLTRKLADVAQNVVITIEDCGTSQGITKGVIYKGEKVEVSLAQSIRGRVSRVNILDPISDTVVVRESEMITLAAARKLEDMQIEKIQVRSPMTCEAPLGVCRRCYGMDLATGQLVEIGMAVGIIAAQSIGEPGTQLTMRTFHIGGVATRAVEDKDVKSKREGKIKFVGLNIVINDEGKQIALSRNGEIQILDPKGRELEKYDVPDGAMMIVEDGQQINRGQMLCEWDPHNIPILAEVGGKIRFDDIVEGETMKAEADPSGHIRRTIIEHKGDLHPQIVIVDAEGKTLDYKYIPERATIEVDDGQMITAGTLVAKTPREVGGTQDITGGLPRVTELFEARRPKEPAVIAEIDGRVELLEEKRRGKRTIIVRNESGIEREHLVPHGKYLRVHGSDRVRAGDPLVEGPLVPHDILRISGEEVVQRYLLREIQNVYRSQRVEIDDKHLEIIIAQMLRKVRVDSLGDTGLLPGSVIDKFEFRRVNNELTACVKIKDPGDSEYRVGDIVPRDHFEQENLRVEAGGGKKAEWLRTKPAAASTQLLGITKAAVQSESFISAASFQETTKVLTEAALAGKSDYLVGLKENVILGHLVPAGTGFKAHLEAEVRIHPDALEALAEKGSPYSRYRDEAPATAGAAKE
- a CDS encoding Uma2 family endonuclease; amino-acid sequence: MATAVAARIGPTDHGRSMTLDEFMESETDEGCRYELARGVLEVTEVPNDPHGQVVSNLYRALARFAERCPGVVRRFGGGSEFRIWLPGMATGRNPDLGVVLQGAPKDQRGRRVPALVGEVVSTQSAVRDYEAKPLEYLAFGVLEYWIIDPSKRQVTILYRDGDVWREQVFRDDHALVSLVLPDFATTPAELWIDVEEDDLGEAP
- a CDS encoding Uma2 family endonuclease, which codes for MTAAIHPSATRAIPELENGDRLTRAEFERRYDAMPGLKRAELIEGTVYMPSPVRHSRHSRPHSYLMAWLTCYETVTPGLEVGDNGTVRLDQDNEPQPDAYLMILPRCGGQARLSDDDYVEGAPELTAAIASSSVSYDLGAKLHAYRRNGVREYVVWRVLDQQIDWLVLVEGRYEPLAPDADGLLKSTGFPGLWLDPAALLNYDLTRVLAVLQQGLATPEHAAFVEKLALAGRQAP
- a CDS encoding uracil-DNA glycosylase family protein, which produces MTRPRHQTTDRVRNALIVLNRDLRDCRACHMAGLLDEVESVPIALDPEPDAAAPRILLVGQAPGLRATITDRPFAGAAGEKLRAWFEQGGIPRDDFWRAIHFAAVTRCYPGRLPGAKGDRVPSPREQALCRPWLDELFEIVRPRVVLLVGLLAIRTFLGPVKSLTAVVGTATDRDGVLYIPLPHPSGVSRWLNEPANVAAVAQAMRILKSETAKLD